One Ictalurus furcatus strain D&B chromosome 24, Billie_1.0, whole genome shotgun sequence DNA segment encodes these proteins:
- the arl16 gene encoding ADP-ribosylation factor-like protein 16 isoform X4 produces MHCIAFFAQVGTNLTDLTLRKRRVTVRELGGCMGPIWPSYFRDCTSVIFMVDSANIAQISSSCIQLLCVLSAAPLRSASVLLLFNKRDLPCTMSLEEMKSLFRVDDIISSAPQSITVLELSARSGKGLHEVLNWLDSTQPD; encoded by the exons ATGCATTGTATAGCTTTTTTTGCACAGGTGGGCACCAACCTGACCGATCTAAccctgaggaagaggagagtGACTGTGAGGGAGTTAGGAGGCTGCATGGGCCCCATATGGCCCAGCTACTTCCGGGACTGCACATCCGTTATC TTCATGGTAGATTCTGCCAACATCGCACAGATTTCCTCCTCCTGCATCCAGCTGCTGTGCGTTCTCTCTGCCGCGCCGCTCCGGTCCGCCTCTGTGCTCTTGCTGTTCAATAAGAG GGACCTTCCGTGCACCATGTCACTAGAGGAAATGAAATCACTCTTCAGGGtggatgacatcatttcctcCGCTCCTCAATCGATCACGGTCTTGGAGCTCAGTGCTCGCTCTGGAAAGGGCCTTCACGAAGTGCTGAACTGGCTGGACTCGACTCAACCCGACTGA
- the arl16 gene encoding ADP-ribosylation factor-like protein 16 isoform X3, giving the protein MLGQQRVQLCQKGEPADLGETPSTLPTVGTNLTDLTLRKRRVTVRELGGCMGPIWPSYFRDCTSVIFMVDSANIAQISSSCIQLLCVLSAAPLRSASVLLLFNKRDLPCTMSLEEMKSLFRVDDIISSAPQSITVLELSARSGKGLHEVLNWLDSTQPD; this is encoded by the exons CAAAGAGTACAGCTGTGTCAGAAGGGTGAGCCTGCTGATTTAGGAGAAACACCCTCTACACTGCCCACG GTGGGCACCAACCTGACCGATCTAAccctgaggaagaggagagtGACTGTGAGGGAGTTAGGAGGCTGCATGGGCCCCATATGGCCCAGCTACTTCCGGGACTGCACATCCGTTATC TTCATGGTAGATTCTGCCAACATCGCACAGATTTCCTCCTCCTGCATCCAGCTGCTGTGCGTTCTCTCTGCCGCGCCGCTCCGGTCCGCCTCTGTGCTCTTGCTGTTCAATAAGAG GGACCTTCCGTGCACCATGTCACTAGAGGAAATGAAATCACTCTTCAGGGtggatgacatcatttcctcCGCTCCTCAATCGATCACGGTCTTGGAGCTCAGTGCTCGCTCTGGAAAGGGCCTTCACGAAGTGCTGAACTGGCTGGACTCGACTCAACCCGACTGA
- the arl16 gene encoding ADP-ribosylation factor-like protein 16 isoform X2 — protein sequence MCLLLGATGVGKTLLLKRLQKLCQKGEPADLGETPSTLPTVGTNLTDLTLRKRRVTVRELGGCMGPIWPSYFRDCTSVIFMVDSANIAQISSSCIQLLCVLSAAPLRSASVLLLFNKRDLPCTMSLEEMKSLFRVDDIISSAPQSITVLELSARSGKGLHEVLNWLDSTQPD from the exons ATGTGCTTGCTACTGGGTGCTACCGGCGTCGGAAAGACTCTACTCCTAAAACGGCTACAAAA GCTGTGTCAGAAGGGTGAGCCTGCTGATTTAGGAGAAACACCCTCTACACTGCCCACG GTGGGCACCAACCTGACCGATCTAAccctgaggaagaggagagtGACTGTGAGGGAGTTAGGAGGCTGCATGGGCCCCATATGGCCCAGCTACTTCCGGGACTGCACATCCGTTATC TTCATGGTAGATTCTGCCAACATCGCACAGATTTCCTCCTCCTGCATCCAGCTGCTGTGCGTTCTCTCTGCCGCGCCGCTCCGGTCCGCCTCTGTGCTCTTGCTGTTCAATAAGAG GGACCTTCCGTGCACCATGTCACTAGAGGAAATGAAATCACTCTTCAGGGtggatgacatcatttcctcCGCTCCTCAATCGATCACGGTCTTGGAGCTCAGTGCTCGCTCTGGAAAGGGCCTTCACGAAGTGCTGAACTGGCTGGACTCGACTCAACCCGACTGA